The following are encoded in a window of Artemia franciscana chromosome 5, ASM3288406v1, whole genome shotgun sequence genomic DNA:
- the LOC136027700 gene encoding uncharacterized protein LOC136027700 — translation MNNRINIRRGVKQGSVQSPVIFNNAIRSATRHLPPYLIEPYVDASHLSYTDDALLLSDDLQGLQKAVDSVCTALDGFGLSVASSKTELLVFGSGSQQSPNAAIQVSPITVFASSSLKYLDLPFGSSIKATRTLIINSLKEKLRKSYGLLARVKGQFDKRTLGRLYNSFYAPHVLFLISVWRLFSQSERKQIHSAFFRFCKYFLCIPIWMRNSYISRCYGMFEICEKMDILATKFRERCDRAVDFPIPCILN, via the coding sequence ATGAATAACCGTATTAATATTCGTCGTGGAGTTAAACAAGGTTCAGTGCAAAGCCCTGtgatttttaataatgctattCGTTCGGCTACTCGCCATTTACCGCCATATCTAATTGAGCCATATGTAGATGCAAGTCATTTGTCATATACGGATGATGCTCTTCTTCTGTCTGATGACCTCCAAGGATTACAGAAGGCTGTAGACAGTGTTTGCACTGCCTTGGACGGTTTCGGACTTTCAGTTGCCAGTTCTAAAACAGAATTGCTTGTTTTCGGTTCGGGTTCCCAACAATCCCCAAATGCAGCTATTCAAGTTTCTCCTATTACTGTATTTGCATCTTCTTCACTCAAGTATCTTGATCTCCCATTTGGGAGCTCTATTAAAGCAACTAGAACACTTATTATAAACTCGCTGAAGGAAAAACTGAGAAAATCCTATGGGTTGCTTGCTAGGGTAAAAGGCCAGTTTGATAAACGAACACTGGGTCGGCTATACAATTCATTTTATGCACCGCATGTACTTTTCTTAATATCAGTGTGGcgattattttctcaaagtgagCGTAAACAGATCCATTCAGCATTTTTTCggttttgcaaatattttctatgtATACCCATTTGGATGCGAAACAGTTACATTTCTAGGTGCTATGGAATGTTcgaaatatgtgaaaaaatggaTATCCTCGCCACCAAATTCCGAGAGCGCTGCGACAGAGCTGTTGATTTTCCTATTCCGTGCATTCTGAACTAA